A section of the Paramormyrops kingsleyae isolate MSU_618 unplaced genomic scaffold, PKINGS_0.4 ups136, whole genome shotgun sequence genome encodes:
- the LOC140587033 gene encoding large ribosomal subunit protein bL12m-like — MNCTRLCIRTALRIGPKALRQDLGMSVRCGHRALQTSVVRLSEAIAAAPPLDGAPKHYSPKVQQLVNDIASLTLIEVSDLNELLKKTLNIQDVGVMPLGTMAAASCPAGQAVEEEVVPEKKEKSHFIVKLTELKVAEKVKLIKEVKNCIQGMNLVQAKKLVESLPQEIKANVSKEEAEKLKAALEAAGGTVLLE, encoded by the exons ATGAACTGCACTCGGCTGTGCATCCGGACCGCGCTGCGGATCGGACCGAAGGCGCTTCG GCAGGACCTGGGAATGTCGGTGAGGTGTGGGCATCGAGCACTGCAGACCAGTGTAGTCCGCCTGTCAGAGGCCAttgccgccgccccccccctggACGGCGCGCCAAAGCACTACTCCCCCAAAGTGCAGCAACTCGTCAATGACATCGCCAGCCTGACGCTCATAGAGGTGTCTGACCTCAACGAGCTCCTCAAG AAAACGCTGAATATCCAGGACGTGGGCGTGATGCCGTTGGGGACGATGGCGGCTGCTTCCTGCCCTGCTGGCCAG GCCGTTGAGGAGGAAGTGGTCCCAGAAAAGAAGGAGAAAAGCCATTTCATTGTCAAACTGACAGAACTGAAGGTGGCAGAGAAGGTCAAACTGATCAAGGAGGTGAAGAATTGCATCCAAGGCATGAACCTGGTGCAG GCGAAGAAGCTGGTGGAGTCTTTACCTCAGGAGATCAAGGCGAACGTTTCGAAAGAGGAGGCAGAGAAGCTGAAGGCTGCCCTGGAAGCTGCGGGCGGCACTGTGCTGCTGGAGTAG